The proteins below are encoded in one region of Vibrio sp. ED004:
- the nagE gene encoding N-acetylglucosamine-specific PTS transporter subunit IIBC produces MNVLGYLQRLGKALMLPIATLPIAGILLRLGQPDVFDIPFIAEAGNAIFSQLPLLFAAALAAGLNKDNDAAGAIAGIVGYFVLTEALAVLDPSLNLGVFGGVIMGITAGELYRRFHTIRLPEFLGFFAGKRFVPIITGVSALVIALIMSAVWPTVSSGIDIMSNWMLESDIGGKFGYGFVNRMLLPIGLHHILNSIVWFGMGEYEGVTGEMLRFAAGDPSAGLMLSGYYVVTLFALPAACLAIYQCAHKDKKAAVGGMLASIAFTAFLTGITEPIEYTFMFLAPVLYFFHAILTGLALVIAAALNIHMSFGFSSGLIDYFIFFNAPAANNAWMLLPLSLVFALIYYTLFVFAIKRFDIKTPGREDEVEATVVASKNEDELAQQYLLALGGKSNLESIDACITRLRLTLINPSLVDEDTLKQLGAKGVVKVGEKNLQVVLGPLAEIMAGKIKNTSA; encoded by the coding sequence ATGAATGTACTAGGTTATCTACAACGGCTCGGCAAAGCCCTAATGTTGCCTATCGCCACCCTCCCAATTGCCGGGATTTTGTTACGCTTGGGGCAACCCGATGTATTTGATATCCCTTTCATTGCAGAGGCGGGCAATGCCATTTTTAGCCAGTTGCCGCTCTTATTTGCCGCAGCCTTAGCTGCAGGCCTGAATAAAGATAATGATGCAGCAGGAGCGATTGCTGGTATTGTTGGCTACTTTGTATTGACCGAAGCTCTTGCTGTTTTGGACCCGAGCCTAAATCTAGGTGTCTTTGGTGGCGTCATTATGGGTATAACTGCGGGCGAGTTATATCGTCGCTTCCATACTATTCGCCTTCCTGAGTTTTTAGGGTTCTTTGCTGGCAAACGGTTTGTTCCAATAATCACCGGAGTGAGCGCATTAGTGATAGCTCTCATCATGAGTGCCGTATGGCCGACAGTCAGTTCCGGTATAGACATCATGAGTAATTGGATGCTTGAGAGTGATATTGGAGGTAAGTTTGGTTATGGCTTCGTTAATAGGATGCTGTTGCCCATTGGTTTACACCATATTCTAAACTCAATTGTTTGGTTTGGTATGGGCGAATATGAGGGTGTTACAGGTGAAATGCTACGTTTTGCTGCAGGTGACCCATCAGCAGGCCTAATGCTATCTGGTTATTATGTCGTGACTTTATTTGCTCTACCTGCTGCCTGTTTAGCTATTTACCAATGCGCGCACAAAGATAAAAAAGCTGCAGTTGGTGGAATGTTAGCCAGTATCGCGTTTACCGCATTTTTAACAGGAATAACAGAACCGATAGAATATACATTCATGTTCTTAGCACCAGTTTTGTACTTCTTCCATGCAATATTAACTGGTCTAGCATTAGTTATAGCTGCTGCACTTAATATTCATATGTCATTTGGCTTCTCTTCTGGCCTAATTGATTACTTCATTTTCTTTAATGCACCTGCCGCCAATAATGCATGGATGCTACTTCCACTGAGCCTAGTGTTTGCACTTATTTATTACACACTATTTGTATTTGCAATCAAACGTTTTGATATCAAGACACCAGGCCGAGAAGATGAAGTAGAAGCAACGGTTGTTGCATCAAAAAATGAAGATGAGTTAGCACAACAATACTTATTGGCCTTAGGTGGTAAATCTAACTTAGAGTCAATTGATGCATGTATTACTCGCTTACGTTTAACGCTTATTAACCCAAGTTTAGTTGACGAAGATACGTTGAAACAACTAGGGGCAAAGGGAGTCGTCAAAGTGGGTGAAAAGAATTTACAAGTAGTTCTGGGACCCCTTGCAGAAATTATGGCTGGTAAAATAAAAAATACGTCAGCTTAA